A single window of [Clostridium] hylemonae DSM 15053 DNA harbors:
- a CDS encoding MFS transporter, with product MSNAKSRIKISIYAIALLMMGVIGITSALATIGANFPDASQTMIQNLISVPCFAIIPTTLIVGKLMEYVPKKIIAAAGAVCFLAGGLIPAFVTTSFGLILVMRAVLGIGVGISQVVSTALVADNFSGEEQQKVQGTLQASQMGGVAVMVFAGGWLADIQWNYVFYVHIIAVLTLAAVVFVLPMQKVAVKKEASGEKQSVHLTKATWLWVVFMFAVFVAIQVYSIFLSFLVQERGLGTAADAGLGLAFFAAGGVVMGLLYSRLVKASRNCSVAVGCLMLAVSYFIMAYAGNMILCHIGSLLLGMAVSVIVPGVMIYTGHTVDPFSVGMAISLVTCAQNFGQCVCAYIVNPLTTLFGSSSNVNFTAFILAGILSGALTVVMLIWGMRRNKAEVNS from the coding sequence ATGAGTAATGCAAAAAGCAGGATCAAGATAAGTATATATGCAATCGCACTGCTTATGATGGGGGTTATCGGGATCACAAGCGCACTGGCAACGATTGGGGCCAATTTTCCCGACGCGTCACAGACAATGATCCAGAACCTGATCTCAGTGCCGTGTTTTGCGATCATACCCACTACACTTATTGTAGGAAAGCTGATGGAGTATGTGCCGAAAAAAATAATCGCGGCGGCGGGGGCAGTCTGCTTCCTGGCGGGAGGATTGATCCCCGCGTTTGTCACCACGTCATTCGGACTGATCCTTGTCATGAGAGCAGTTCTCGGTATTGGCGTAGGCATATCACAGGTAGTGAGCACCGCGCTGGTGGCGGATAACTTTTCGGGGGAAGAACAGCAGAAAGTGCAGGGAACGCTGCAGGCATCCCAGATGGGAGGAGTTGCCGTCATGGTGTTTGCGGGCGGCTGGCTTGCGGATATCCAATGGAATTACGTATTCTACGTACATATTATAGCAGTTTTGACGCTGGCTGCGGTTGTGTTTGTCCTCCCTATGCAGAAGGTGGCAGTCAAGAAAGAAGCTTCAGGAGAGAAGCAGTCTGTACATCTAACAAAGGCTACATGGCTCTGGGTCGTATTCATGTTTGCGGTCTTTGTGGCTATACAGGTATACTCCATCTTTCTGTCGTTCCTTGTACAGGAAAGAGGGCTTGGCACCGCCGCGGATGCGGGACTTGGGCTTGCCTTTTTCGCGGCGGGCGGAGTTGTGATGGGACTTTTGTACAGCAGGCTCGTCAAGGCGTCCAGAAATTGTTCCGTGGCTGTGGGCTGCCTGATGCTGGCGGTATCTTATTTTATTATGGCTTACGCGGGCAATATGATCCTGTGCCATATCGGTAGTCTTCTCTTAGGCATGGCAGTGTCGGTGATCGTTCCGGGCGTCATGATCTATACAGGGCACACGGTTGATCCGTTTTCCGTAGGGATGGCGATCTCACTCGTGACATGTGCTCAGAATTTTGGACAGTGCGTCTGTGCTTATATTGTCAATCCGCTTACGACACTGTTCGGCAGCAGTTCTAATGTCAATTTTACCGCTTTCATTCTGGCCGGTATCCTGTCCGGCGCGCTTACGGTCGTAATGCTGATCTGGGGGATGCGCAGAAATAAGGCGGAAGTGAATTCATAG
- a CDS encoding FAD-dependent oxidoreductase, whose protein sequence is MYNTLFSSCNIGTLEIPNRAVMTAMGNHIAEEDGTVSDADIAFYGARAKGGVGLVITECACVDFRTGKGNLRQIAVDDDKYIPGLKKLADEVHKYGSVLAVQIYHPGRQGIAELNGVESMKSASKTECRCVHQPAHEMTTDEIKEMTELFAAGAKRLKEAGVDAVELHGAHGYLIGQFLSPYTNKRTDRYGGSFENRMRFLDEILDAVRRECGGDYPVIVRFSADEHMEYAGLPGEGLCLEDGVKIAKHLAGKGVDALDVSAGIYETMNTAWEPVGFDQGWKMNGAEAVKKAVRIPVIAASVIREPGYAEEVLKEGKCDFIGSARAFFADPDWMRKAREGKEKEIRKCISCLYCMETLMAADMSGTPMGCAINFQGCREDKYSDEMLKKDGEKRVVAVIGAGPAGMEAARILAMRGFSPVVFEKQGEVGGQIALASKPPKKEKTGWLIDYQKYQMEKLGVEVRLNKAPTLEELKALHPYAVFVSHGSNPIMPKSIRGIGGANVYTPVEILNGTVTLENKNVAVVGSGMTGIETAELLGDRGNKVTVFEMADDIGPGIFFQNLIDVMGRVSTHGTKLYPKHRLVEIDGTTAAFENTETKEQERFDFDAIVVSLGTSSNTELKEELDKEFERVVYLGDAKQAGRIENAVRTGYLAAAQLN, encoded by the coding sequence ATGTACAATACATTATTTTCAAGCTGTAATATCGGGACGTTAGAGATACCAAACAGGGCGGTGATGACTGCCATGGGCAATCACATCGCAGAGGAAGACGGCACTGTGTCGGATGCGGATATAGCCTTCTATGGGGCAAGGGCAAAGGGCGGCGTCGGTCTTGTCATAACAGAGTGTGCCTGTGTCGACTTCAGGACTGGAAAGGGAAATCTGAGGCAGATAGCGGTGGATGACGACAAATATATTCCGGGCTTAAAAAAGCTTGCGGACGAAGTTCATAAATATGGCTCTGTTCTGGCTGTCCAGATCTATCATCCAGGCCGCCAGGGAATAGCAGAGCTTAACGGAGTGGAAAGTATGAAGTCCGCAAGCAAGACAGAGTGCAGGTGTGTGCATCAGCCGGCGCATGAGATGACAACAGATGAAATAAAAGAGATGACAGAACTGTTTGCGGCCGGGGCAAAGCGGTTAAAAGAAGCAGGCGTGGACGCGGTGGAACTTCACGGGGCACACGGCTACCTTATCGGGCAGTTTTTGAGCCCTTATACAAATAAGCGGACCGACAGGTACGGCGGTTCCTTTGAGAACCGCATGCGTTTCCTGGATGAGATCTTAGACGCGGTGCGCAGGGAGTGCGGTGGAGATTATCCGGTGATCGTACGCTTTTCCGCGGATGAGCATATGGAATATGCCGGACTGCCGGGGGAAGGCCTCTGCCTGGAAGACGGAGTGAAGATCGCGAAGCATCTTGCAGGTAAGGGAGTGGACGCCCTTGATGTCAGCGCCGGTATCTATGAGACGATGAACACAGCCTGGGAACCGGTAGGATTTGACCAGGGGTGGAAGATGAACGGGGCAGAGGCCGTGAAAAAGGCAGTCCGTATACCGGTCATTGCCGCTTCGGTCATCCGTGAGCCCGGGTATGCGGAGGAAGTGCTGAAAGAAGGGAAATGTGATTTTATCGGCTCAGCCCGCGCCTTTTTTGCAGATCCGGACTGGATGAGGAAAGCGCGGGAAGGTAAAGAGAAGGAAATCCGCAAGTGTATTTCCTGTCTGTACTGTATGGAGACGCTGATGGCGGCAGATATGAGCGGGACACCCATGGGATGCGCCATCAATTTTCAAGGGTGCCGGGAAGATAAGTACAGTGATGAAATGCTTAAAAAAGACGGGGAGAAAAGAGTCGTGGCGGTGATCGGCGCAGGGCCTGCCGGGATGGAAGCGGCAAGGATCCTGGCGATGAGAGGTTTTTCTCCGGTAGTCTTTGAGAAGCAGGGCGAAGTGGGCGGACAGATCGCGCTTGCGTCAAAGCCGCCAAAAAAGGAGAAGACAGGCTGGCTTATTGACTATCAGAAATACCAGATGGAAAAGCTCGGTGTAGAAGTGCGGCTGAACAAAGCGCCAACACTGGAAGAGCTGAAAGCGTTACACCCGTATGCCGTATTCGTATCCCACGGCTCCAATCCGATCATGCCGAAGTCTATCCGGGGTATCGGCGGGGCAAACGTATATACACCGGTAGAGATATTAAACGGAACGGTCACCCTTGAGAATAAAAATGTAGCGGTTGTCGGCTCCGGAATGACCGGGATCGAGACTGCGGAACTTCTGGGCGACAGGGGAAACAAGGTGACTGTATTTGAGATGGCGGACGATATCGGACCGGGCATTTTCTTCCAGAATCTGATCGATGTGATGGGCCGTGTGAGCACGCATGGGACAAAGCTATATCCAAAACACCGGCTCGTGGAGATCGACGGGACAACGGCTGCTTTTGAAAATACGGAGACAAAGGAACAGGAGCGCTTCGACTTTGACGCCATTGTCGTTTCGCTCGGAACGTCGTCCAATACGGAATTGAAAGAGGAACTGGACAAGGAGTTTGAAAGAGTTGTGTATCTGGGAGACGCGAAACAGGCAGGGAGAATTGAGAACGCGGTCCGCACCGGTTATCTAGCGGCGGCACAGTTAAATTGA
- a CDS encoding iron-containing alcohol dehydrogenase, with translation MLKSGMYTQLAPVLFGSGTAGQAGEIVKSFGCSKVMLVSDEGVLEAGAAGKVRRVLERSGIEVVMWAEAETDCPEESVKRAAAVGRREKIDGVVGVGGGSVLDTAKAVSAVVPNDDQVLDDIVLYLTGQKEYANAPVPVIEIPTTAGTGSESTFVAVVTSDKLDCKIGLPVPPSYGIVDSELMKTVPPYITAFTGMDALSHASEALTEQKNTPHSDLLACEAIRLIKENLPAAVKDAADMEARDRLAFASSIAGISFNESGVHIGHSAAHALGHLYHIPHGVCCANLTPAVIRFAAKTYPQKMKRLGELMGAAITSDDPEVIGKEAADAVRSFARAVGIKSFKELGLTKEQMMAAKPMFYGDALCMAFGGEVTEQDAADILADAYEG, from the coding sequence ATGTTAAAATCAGGAATGTACACACAGCTTGCGCCGGTTCTGTTCGGTTCTGGAACAGCCGGGCAGGCGGGAGAGATCGTAAAGAGTTTCGGATGCAGTAAGGTTATGCTTGTAAGTGATGAGGGCGTGCTTGAGGCGGGGGCTGCCGGCAAGGTGCGCCGTGTTCTGGAACGATCCGGGATCGAAGTCGTCATGTGGGCAGAGGCGGAGACGGACTGTCCGGAGGAGAGTGTGAAAAGAGCGGCCGCGGTCGGAAGAAGAGAGAAGATAGACGGAGTGGTCGGCGTCGGCGGAGGAAGTGTGCTGGATACGGCAAAGGCAGTGTCGGCAGTCGTGCCCAATGACGACCAGGTGCTGGACGATATCGTTCTGTATCTGACCGGCCAGAAGGAGTATGCAAATGCGCCCGTGCCTGTGATCGAGATACCGACGACGGCGGGAACCGGTTCGGAGAGTACGTTTGTCGCTGTCGTTACATCAGACAAACTGGACTGTAAGATAGGTCTTCCGGTGCCTCCTTCCTACGGTATCGTAGATTCTGAGCTTATGAAGACAGTGCCGCCTTATATCACCGCATTTACCGGTATGGATGCGCTCTCGCATGCCAGTGAAGCGCTGACCGAGCAGAAGAATACGCCTCATTCCGATCTGCTTGCCTGCGAAGCGATACGGCTTATTAAAGAGAATCTGCCGGCTGCGGTGAAGGACGCGGCGGATATGGAGGCAAGAGACCGTCTGGCATTTGCGAGCAGTATTGCGGGCATTTCCTTTAACGAATCAGGAGTCCACATCGGACACTCGGCGGCACATGCGCTCGGGCATCTTTATCATATTCCGCACGGTGTCTGCTGTGCGAATCTGACGCCGGCTGTGATCCGTTTTGCGGCAAAGACATATCCGCAGAAGATGAAACGGCTTGGAGAGCTGATGGGAGCGGCTATCACTTCGGATGACCCGGAAGTGATAGGAAAAGAGGCGGCAGACGCAGTGCGAAGCTTTGCCAGGGCGGTCGGGATCAAGTCTTTTAAAGAACTTGGACTGACGAAGGAACAGATGATGGCCGCAAAACCAATGTTCTATGGCGATGCGCTCTGTATGGCCTTCGGGGGTGAAGTGACGGAGCAGGACGCCGCTGATATTCTGGCGGATGCATATGAAGGGTAA